The following are from one region of the Denitrobacterium detoxificans genome:
- the fsa gene encoding fructose-6-phosphate aldolase has protein sequence MKFFLDTADLNEIEEAASWGAIAGVTTNPTLYSRIGGKLSDFHNHIKRICDIVDGPVSAESVAMTRDEIVRDGLQLAEIADNVVVKVPTMVEGLAATKELAKHGVPVNMTLCFSVPQAVLAARAGARYISPFIGRFDDISEDGLEQVANIVTAINNYDFTSSTVNGEQVEIIAASVRSANHVTQCALMGADIATVPFGVLKKMVQHPLTDRGLDSFMKDWEKVQNA, from the coding sequence GTGAAGTTTTTCTTGGACACTGCCGACCTGAATGAAATCGAGGAAGCAGCGAGCTGGGGTGCCATTGCTGGCGTTACCACCAATCCTACGCTGTATTCGCGCATCGGCGGCAAGCTGAGCGACTTCCACAATCACATCAAGCGCATCTGCGACATCGTCGACGGCCCCGTTTCGGCCGAGAGCGTTGCCATGACGCGCGACGAGATCGTGCGCGACGGCCTGCAGCTGGCCGAAATCGCCGACAACGTGGTCGTGAAGGTTCCCACCATGGTGGAAGGCCTGGCCGCCACCAAGGAGCTCGCCAAGCATGGCGTGCCCGTTAACATGACGCTGTGCTTCAGCGTACCGCAGGCCGTTCTGGCCGCTCGCGCTGGCGCTCGTTACATCAGCCCCTTCATCGGCCGCTTCGACGACATCTCCGAAGATGGCCTGGAGCAGGTGGCCAACATCGTAACGGCCATCAACAACTACGACTTCACCTCGAGCACCGTCAACGGCGAGCAGGTCGAGATCATCGCCGCTTCCGTGCGTAGCGCCAATCACGTTACCCAGTGCGCGCTCATGGGTGCCGACATTGCCACCGTTCCGTTCGGCGTGCTGAAGAAGATGGTTCAGCATCCGCTTACTGACCGTGGCCTTGATTCCTTCATGAAGGACTGGGAGAAAGTGCAGAACGCATGA
- the rho gene encoding transcription termination factor Rho — protein sequence MSETEQQPVAEAAEAPKRKPRARRASKQVDTPVPEGAEASSQAEKPKKTAKAAKADKAEKAPKQDDAPAQSSDAAKSPEGDSSSAGERTPRRHSRVQTGSRSQKQQNGKKGNGQSNGNGQNNGGKNNNRHQRRGRNNRNERREVAPKTSLEELSKLKVAELREKAAELEIDSKGLLKADLVQAVYDASVKKEGFVEVEGVLDILSDGYGFLRTEGYLPGEHDCYVATSLIRRNHLRKGDYVRGQVRPARENEKFAAIQHIHAVNGVPLEEMGRRPHFKDLTPVYPDERLNMEHGRTTTTSRVIDLVAPIGKGQRGLIVSPPKAGKTTVLKQIAAAISANNPEVHLMCLLVDERPEEVTDMQRSIKGEVIASTFDMPSDNHIAVAEMVIERAKRLVEMGEDVVILLDSITRLARAYNLAQPASGRILSGGVDSTALYPPKRFLGAARNIEHGGSLTILASALIDTGSKMDEVIFEEFKGTGNMELKLDRNLADRRIYPAIDPVASGTRKEDLLLDPQEAPLIWAVRRILANMNNTERAMDMLIKSLKQTETNQEFLLRTAKKAQGRRSDDKFEL from the coding sequence ATGAGTGAAACCGAACAACAGCCGGTAGCGGAAGCCGCCGAAGCGCCGAAGCGCAAGCCTCGCGCTCGTCGTGCTTCCAAGCAGGTTGATACTCCTGTGCCTGAAGGCGCCGAGGCATCGAGCCAGGCCGAAAAGCCGAAGAAGACCGCAAAGGCGGCCAAGGCCGATAAGGCCGAAAAGGCTCCGAAGCAGGACGATGCCCCCGCGCAGTCTTCCGACGCCGCGAAGTCTCCAGAGGGCGATTCCTCTTCCGCGGGTGAGCGCACGCCGCGCCGTCATTCTCGCGTGCAGACGGGCTCTCGTTCCCAGAAGCAGCAGAACGGCAAGAAGGGCAATGGCCAGAGCAACGGCAACGGTCAGAACAATGGCGGCAAGAACAACAACCGCCATCAGCGTCGTGGCCGCAATAACCGCAACGAACGTCGCGAAGTCGCGCCCAAGACCAGCCTCGAAGAGCTTTCGAAGCTGAAGGTGGCCGAGCTGCGCGAGAAGGCTGCCGAGCTCGAGATCGATTCGAAGGGCTTGCTGAAGGCCGATTTGGTTCAGGCTGTGTACGATGCCAGCGTGAAGAAGGAGGGCTTCGTCGAGGTCGAAGGCGTTCTCGACATCCTTTCCGATGGCTATGGCTTTTTGCGCACCGAGGGCTATCTGCCCGGCGAGCACGACTGCTATGTGGCTACCTCGCTCATTCGCCGCAACCATCTGCGCAAGGGCGATTACGTCCGTGGCCAGGTGCGCCCCGCGCGTGAGAACGAGAAGTTCGCCGCCATCCAGCATATTCACGCCGTGAATGGCGTGCCGCTGGAGGAAATGGGCCGTCGTCCTCATTTCAAGGACCTTACGCCTGTGTATCCCGACGAGCGTCTGAACATGGAACATGGCCGCACTACCACCACGTCGCGCGTCATCGACCTGGTCGCTCCCATCGGCAAGGGCCAGCGTGGCCTGATCGTGTCGCCTCCGAAGGCCGGCAAGACCACCGTGCTGAAGCAGATTGCGGCTGCTATCTCGGCGAACAACCCCGAAGTGCACCTTATGTGCCTGCTGGTCGACGAGCGCCCCGAAGAAGTTACCGACATGCAGCGCTCCATCAAGGGCGAGGTTATTGCCTCCACGTTCGATATGCCCTCCGACAACCACATCGCGGTTGCGGAAATGGTCATCGAGCGTGCAAAGCGCCTGGTGGAAATGGGCGAAGACGTCGTCATTCTGCTTGACAGCATCACGCGTCTGGCGCGCGCTTACAACCTGGCGCAGCCCGCCAGCGGTCGCATCCTTTCCGGTGGCGTCGACTCCACGGCTCTGTATCCGCCCAAGCGCTTCCTGGGTGCTGCCCGTAACATCGAACACGGTGGCAGCCTGACCATTCTGGCTTCCGCCCTCATCGATACGGGTTCGAAGATGGACGAAGTCATCTTCGAGGAGTTCAAGGGCACAGGCAATATGGAGCTCAAGCTCGACCGCAACCTGGCTGATCGTCGCATCTACCCGGCCATCGACCCGGTGGCCAGCGGCACGCGCAAGGAAGACCTGCTGCTCGATCCGCAGGAGGCGCCGCTCATCTGGGCCGTTCGCCGCATCCTTGCGAATATGAACAACACGGAACGCGCCATGGACATGCTCATCAAGTCCTTGAAGCAAACGGAAACCAACCAGGAATTCCTGCTGCGCACTGCCAAGAAGGCGCAGGGTCGCCGTTCCGACGACAAGTTCGAACTGTAG
- a CDS encoding MarR family winged helix-turn-helix transcriptional regulator: MSLKQEKGNVPAGSSIPFSMQASTVIYEHVKRISRFLKCEYALRYNAFSLLLSMLEVGQPVSVAELVDYLMLSRNTVLPLLLDAEDRGFVSKADDETDARYMMCALTDSGEAFVREACRGVSTMLQETFLSALPASEFELFSMIDRGLVNLRGHDVPGFGMDARNGAGRNEEGEFFSSGYFVEWRVLVDQWKRILRDGCGLSFDEYRILDVLSGRGSMMLSDVAAYLCLQKSGLSLYKDNLIRLGLVMQRVDPFDARRMVLRCTPKGVRVASSARDELDAVTQKAHCGLSESGEVVLAAWYTRMHSNLRLSSRK, translated from the coding sequence ATGAGCCTAAAGCAAGAAAAGGGCAACGTGCCGGCTGGGTCTTCCATACCGTTTAGCATGCAAGCATCCACGGTTATCTACGAGCACGTCAAGCGCATCTCGCGTTTTCTTAAGTGCGAGTACGCCCTTCGTTACAACGCTTTCTCCCTGCTCCTGAGCATGTTGGAGGTCGGCCAACCTGTTTCTGTTGCTGAGCTCGTGGACTACCTCATGCTGAGTCGCAATACCGTTCTGCCGCTGCTTTTGGATGCTGAAGATCGGGGCTTCGTGTCTAAAGCGGATGATGAGACCGACGCGCGCTACATGATGTGCGCTCTTACCGATTCGGGCGAAGCCTTCGTACGTGAAGCGTGCCGTGGCGTTTCTACTATGCTCCAAGAGACATTTCTGTCTGCTTTGCCAGCCAGCGAATTCGAGCTCTTTTCCATGATTGACAGAGGGCTCGTCAATTTGAGAGGGCATGACGTACCGGGCTTTGGAATGGATGCGCGTAATGGGGCCGGCCGGAACGAGGAAGGCGAGTTCTTTTCTTCGGGGTACTTTGTGGAATGGCGCGTTCTCGTTGACCAGTGGAAGCGCATTCTGCGTGATGGTTGCGGGCTGTCCTTCGATGAGTATCGCATTCTCGACGTCCTATCGGGTCGGGGAAGCATGATGCTGAGCGATGTTGCCGCGTACCTCTGCCTGCAGAAGAGCGGCCTTTCCCTGTATAAGGACAATCTTATTCGTCTGGGCCTCGTTATGCAGCGCGTCGACCCCTTCGATGCGCGTCGTATGGTTCTTCGCTGTACGCCGAAGGGGGTGCGTGTGGCTTCGAGCGCACGTGATGAACTCGATGCCGTTACGCAGAAGGCCCATTGTGGGTTAAGCGAGTCGGGCGAAGTCGTGTTGGCTGCGTGGTATACCCGCATGCACAGCAATCTGCGTCTGTCTTCCCGAAAATAG
- a CDS encoding FAD-dependent oxidoreductase, with protein sequence MTQVKMNRRAFLAGSAMAAVSAVGLASCAPSAKSAKTKEASAEVQRVSLDPQAESVDVVVVGAGISGLAACVQASENGQSVIVLEKGGAAGGNGMGTEGIFAVGSTLQKEQGIEISASEIVHTELSESQWRSSGSLWYDLVSKSADNFAWLQKQGMQFSGVVDNYHVGLYNTMHWWKDNAGAVGYVPPMQAAAEANGVEFRFNSPATQLIEEDGKIVGVVVDGKDGEYQIQAKAIILASGGIGANPEYLKETGWTQEKVDEMMIVCSPNVAGDGYRMASEMGAKSFLSDAAIQSFQGVTAFGNDETVPYNSPLNGGNGLVALGPALWVDQDANRFCDESIAVVYNMAANACACLGNKENYAIFDQAFVNGLGLDEHDQAILDKATAGEYPESVFSANSIEELGSHFGLDTAQLAQTVARYNELASAGFDADLGKDASFLAPIQTPPFYIAKIVNNIVVVDGGITTNIRCEALDEELNPIPGLYAVGLDGAMLWRNVYTQNMPGTAVGNQVNTGRNAANAARDYIASL encoded by the coding sequence ATGACGCAGGTGAAGATGAATCGTAGGGCGTTTCTTGCGGGGTCCGCGATGGCGGCGGTGTCTGCCGTGGGCTTGGCTTCGTGTGCGCCTTCCGCAAAGAGCGCGAAGACCAAGGAGGCGAGCGCCGAGGTGCAACGCGTCTCGCTCGACCCGCAGGCTGAATCGGTGGATGTGGTCGTGGTTGGCGCGGGCATATCGGGCTTGGCTGCGTGCGTGCAGGCGTCCGAAAACGGCCAATCGGTCATCGTTCTCGAAAAGGGCGGAGCCGCCGGTGGCAACGGCATGGGAACCGAGGGAATCTTCGCGGTGGGTTCCACGCTTCAGAAGGAACAGGGAATCGAGATTTCCGCAAGCGAAATCGTGCATACCGAGTTGAGCGAATCGCAATGGCGCAGTAGCGGCTCCCTTTGGTACGACCTGGTAAGTAAGTCGGCTGATAACTTCGCGTGGTTGCAGAAACAGGGCATGCAGTTTAGCGGCGTGGTCGACAATTATCATGTTGGTCTCTATAACACCATGCATTGGTGGAAGGATAACGCGGGTGCGGTTGGGTACGTGCCGCCTATGCAGGCCGCTGCCGAAGCGAATGGCGTCGAGTTTCGCTTCAATTCCCCTGCGACGCAGCTCATCGAGGAGGATGGCAAAATCGTCGGCGTCGTGGTCGATGGCAAGGATGGCGAGTACCAGATTCAGGCAAAGGCCATCATCCTCGCTTCGGGTGGCATTGGCGCGAATCCGGAGTACCTGAAGGAAACGGGTTGGACGCAGGAAAAAGTCGACGAGATGATGATCGTCTGCTCTCCCAATGTGGCGGGCGATGGGTATCGCATGGCAAGCGAAATGGGCGCGAAGAGCTTCCTTTCCGATGCTGCCATTCAATCGTTCCAAGGCGTAACGGCGTTCGGAAACGACGAGACGGTTCCCTACAACAGCCCGTTGAATGGTGGTAATGGCCTGGTTGCCCTGGGGCCTGCGCTGTGGGTCGACCAGGATGCCAATCGCTTTTGCGATGAATCCATTGCGGTGGTCTACAACATGGCGGCCAATGCCTGCGCTTGCCTGGGCAACAAGGAAAACTATGCAATCTTCGACCAGGCGTTTGTTAACGGTCTTGGCTTGGACGAGCACGACCAGGCCATCTTGGACAAGGCTACGGCGGGAGAATATCCCGAAAGCGTCTTCAGCGCGAACAGCATCGAAGAGCTTGGTAGTCATTTCGGGCTCGATACAGCGCAGCTTGCGCAAACGGTTGCTCGTTATAACGAGCTGGCCAGTGCGGGGTTTGATGCCGACCTGGGTAAGGACGCCTCGTTCTTGGCCCCCATACAGACGCCTCCGTTCTATATTGCCAAGATCGTGAACAACATCGTCGTCGTAGATGGCGGCATCACGACCAACATTCGCTGCGAGGCGCTTGACGAGGAGCTCAATCCCATTCCTGGCCTCTATGCCGTGGGGCTGGATGGGGCCATGCTTTGGCGCAACGTGTATACGCAGAACATGCCCGGTACGGCCGTGGGCAATCAGGTGAACACGGGACGCAATGCGGCAAACGCGGCGCGTGACTACATTGCTTCCCTGTAG